One Thalassotalea hakodatensis DNA segment encodes these proteins:
- a CDS encoding glycoside hydrolase family 16 protein codes for MITTIRTLKTLLASTAAAALIGCGGGAETSTTSTSVEPTQPVSDWEMVWNDEFDTGAIDSQKWNHEVNCVGGGNNEKQCYTDNPENSYIEDGILHIVALPAEESADLPYTSARLNTKYKGDFKYGRFEVRAKLPSGQGSWPAFWMLPTDEFYGGWPKSGEIDIMEAVNLKVTNADGEVENNVHGTLHYGKDWPDNSSSGRAYQLPAGVNPADDFHTYAIEWQEGEIRWYVDDYLYQTQRRSTVRYNSKDEPVGLSHRGWFTEFFDQGSGELTTHWDNSPFDQEFHLLLNLAVGGDWPENVNNLGIDASAFADGQHFEIDYVRVFQCQQNPDTGKGCETVRGGYDSLDDALEEGEAPIPSPPSTGVPQNLTIFDGTANVNWPAWDCCGGSTPMIVEDADQGDVMEFMVGATPTVNGFTSREEFITDPAGKPSPFDASPIVENGTLSFMMKAVSLPNTADAPWLLKVESQGASTAAEISLSESEEGVAPAAGQWQTYTFSLKTLADAGLDVSAIDVVMIFPAWGSGEGAVYRVSNLTIGAEISAPSFTVFSDEAKASWPLWDCCGGSTPLVVIDEDDAHGAVAEFSIGATPTVMGFASRAEFITTPDVEPEPFDASAILSNGVIQFDMKVTSAPNVADAAWIFKVESDNASTAAEVELSTSVEGVVPTTGQWQTYTFNLADLANAGLDVSAIDVLMIFPAWGSGEGAIYRVDNVKMYDPNATSGFSGHVLFADQALEQWSIWDCCGGTTPTVENDDTEHGLTAEFVIGSTPTVMGIMADDDVYLDASSLLLNGVVQFEMKVESAPNDSSAAWLFKIEAGDTTTAVELELTASQEGVAPVVGQWQTYTFSLQDLFDAGLDISQIDVIMVFPAWGSGEGAVYRLDNVMIYDPSSVPQAQTQTISLTSNSLYYRATNEHDLLPSFTFELLDVISATPVVFANHTMLLSLDLAITTSDKQHLQRAVKTS; via the coding sequence ATGATTACAACGATAAGAACATTAAAAACATTGCTTGCAAGTACAGCTGCAGCAGCCTTAATAGGTTGCGGTGGTGGTGCAGAAACAAGCACCACTTCAACCAGTGTTGAACCGACACAACCCGTTTCAGATTGGGAAATGGTCTGGAATGATGAATTTGATACTGGTGCCATTGATAGTCAAAAGTGGAACCATGAAGTTAACTGTGTTGGTGGTGGTAATAACGAGAAGCAATGTTATACCGACAATCCAGAAAACTCTTACATTGAAGACGGTATTTTACATATCGTCGCTTTACCTGCTGAAGAAAGTGCTGACTTACCATATACATCAGCACGGTTAAATACTAAGTATAAAGGTGATTTTAAATACGGTCGTTTTGAAGTTCGAGCAAAGCTACCGAGCGGGCAAGGTAGTTGGCCAGCGTTTTGGATGTTACCCACAGATGAATTTTATGGTGGTTGGCCAAAATCCGGTGAAATAGACATTATGGAAGCGGTTAATTTAAAAGTAACTAATGCTGATGGTGAAGTAGAAAACAATGTGCATGGCACACTTCATTATGGTAAAGATTGGCCAGACAATAGCTCTAGCGGTAGGGCGTATCAATTACCTGCGGGTGTAAATCCTGCTGATGACTTTCATACCTATGCGATAGAATGGCAAGAAGGTGAAATTCGTTGGTATGTTGATGATTACTTATATCAAACACAGCGACGTTCAACGGTAAGGTATAATAGTAAAGATGAGCCAGTTGGTTTATCTCATCGGGGTTGGTTTACTGAGTTTTTTGATCAAGGTAGTGGTGAGTTAACAACACATTGGGATAATTCGCCGTTTGATCAAGAATTTCACTTATTACTCAACTTAGCTGTTGGTGGTGATTGGCCAGAGAATGTCAATAATTTAGGTATTGATGCGTCAGCGTTTGCGGATGGTCAACATTTTGAGATTGATTATGTACGTGTGTTTCAATGTCAACAAAACCCAGACACTGGCAAAGGTTGTGAAACGGTTCGTGGTGGTTATGACAGTTTAGATGATGCACTTGAGGAGGGTGAGGCGCCAATTCCGTCGCCGCCTTCTACAGGAGTACCGCAAAATTTAACTATTTTTGATGGCACTGCGAATGTAAATTGGCCCGCATGGGATTGCTGTGGTGGTTCAACACCTATGATTGTTGAAGATGCTGATCAAGGTGATGTGATGGAATTTATGGTAGGGGCAACACCAACAGTAAATGGCTTTACTTCACGTGAAGAATTTATTACCGATCCTGCTGGTAAACCATCACCCTTTGATGCCAGCCCTATTGTAGAAAACGGCACACTTAGCTTTATGATGAAAGCCGTATCATTACCAAATACTGCTGATGCACCTTGGTTGTTGAAAGTTGAAAGCCAAGGCGCTAGTACTGCTGCTGAAATTTCTCTTTCAGAAAGTGAAGAAGGCGTAGCACCTGCTGCAGGACAATGGCAAACGTATACCTTTTCGTTAAAAACACTTGCTGATGCTGGCCTAGATGTAAGTGCAATTGATGTTGTTATGATTTTTCCTGCCTGGGGAAGTGGCGAAGGAGCGGTGTACCGTGTCTCAAATTTAACTATCGGTGCAGAAATCTCAGCGCCATCATTCACAGTGTTTAGTGATGAAGCAAAAGCAAGTTGGCCGTTATGGGATTGCTGCGGTGGTTCAACGCCTTTGGTCGTGATTGATGAAGATGATGCTCATGGTGCTGTCGCTGAATTTTCTATCGGTGCTACGCCGACCGTAATGGGTTTTGCGTCGCGTGCTGAGTTTATAACGACACCTGATGTTGAACCTGAACCGTTTGATGCCAGTGCTATTTTATCTAACGGCGTTATTCAATTTGATATGAAAGTGACTTCTGCACCAAATGTAGCTGATGCTGCGTGGATTTTCAAAGTAGAAAGTGATAACGCATCAACTGCGGCAGAAGTCGAATTATCTACCAGCGTTGAAGGTGTGGTACCTACAACAGGTCAATGGCAAACATATACTTTTAACTTGGCGGACTTAGCCAATGCAGGGTTAGATGTTAGCGCAATTGATGTGTTGATGATTTTTCCTGCCTGGGGGAGTGGTGAAGGCGCGATATATCGTGTCGATAATGTGAAAATGTACGATCCTAATGCGACATCTGGCTTTAGTGGCCATGTACTTTTCGCTGATCAAGCTTTAGAGCAGTGGTCAATTTGGGACTGCTGTGGCGGTACAACACCAACCGTTGAAAATGATGATACTGAACATGGCTTAACGGCAGAATTTGTTATTGGTTCAACACCGACTGTTATGGGCATTATGGCTGACGACGATGTGTACTTAGATGCGTCAAGTTTGTTGCTAAACGGTGTGGTGCAATTTGAAATGAAAGTAGAGTCCGCGCCTAACGATAGTAGCGCGGCGTGGCTGTTTAAAATAGAAGCAGGAGATACTACAACGGCTGTTGAACTTGAACTGACAGCAAGCCAAGAGGGTGTCGCACCCGTTGTTGGTCAATGGCAAACCTATACGTTTTCACTTCAAGATTTATTCGATGCAGGGCTTGATATTAGTCAAATTGACGTGATCATGGTTTTCCCTGCATGGGGCAGTGGTGAAGGTGCAGTATATCGTTTGGATAATGTCATGATTTATGACCCTAGCAGTGTCCCGCAAGCACAAACACAAACAATATCATTGACATCAAATTCGCTTTATTACCGTGCAACAAATGAACATGATTTGTTGCCTTCATTTACCTTTGAGTTACTTGACGTTATTAGCGCAACCCCAGTTGTTTTCGCTAATCACACAATGTTGTTATCGCTAGATCTAGCGATAACAACAAGTGATAAGCAGCACTTGCAACGAGCTGTAAAAACGTCGTAA
- a CDS encoding alpha/beta hydrolase: MQSKFVLPLSIIFISLIMIGCNGTNNDNDPLPPTDNNGVVKSSINGRDYYLSPPNEGIEPNKAYKLLLAFHGSGGSAKGMQAMTKLATFSKDYIVVYPQSKVEEWNEGCDCNKPHRLGINDLAFVEDVVTDVKQKFNIINEELYAVGYSQGGLFTQNLMCNSNLQFKGLVSVASPMSEQLSLSCQVQHSTNYMMVHGTADKTLPYQGLVHSNFGLIGSELAIDLIAKQNGIDTEREIVEQEGIQEHVYQNDTNINKLVAIQSGQHSWQFSDFDTSIEVIDFFDSVSDKQLDSFSSVYRVEQSQQEELVHVRSMGLEHTGPAVILLSGFNKNYHSDSAWFALLQPLIAKTHRVHVIERFGNGFSSDIAQPSYSSFVGALDKTLLALNEERIVMLSFSSSNILAHLWQQMPDKTSQSELMGMLWVDPDILLPHSISFYQDWPVTWYRGLGDELLNYISAGKMTASSADKLSKERLTVETLIPAKYSELMDWQYFDLISQNRLKINKQITRAKEIMNYHDDLELVRQSNISTAVPISVIDTDFEQNEIDNAEPEYIDGLIKWQSEGSQWSQQLSEQSLGQYIPLTNSDHMAVFQRPDEIVNAINFLIQ; this comes from the coding sequence ATGCAATCTAAATTTGTATTACCACTCAGTATAATTTTCATTAGCTTAATAATGATTGGCTGTAATGGAACCAACAATGATAATGACCCTTTACCACCAACTGATAATAATGGGGTCGTTAAATCATCGATTAATGGGCGAGATTATTACTTATCACCGCCTAATGAGGGGATAGAGCCAAATAAAGCCTATAAATTACTGTTAGCATTTCATGGTTCAGGTGGTAGTGCTAAGGGTATGCAAGCAATGACCAAGTTGGCAACATTTTCCAAAGATTATATTGTTGTATATCCGCAATCAAAAGTTGAAGAATGGAACGAAGGTTGTGACTGTAATAAACCACATCGCTTGGGTATTAATGATCTGGCTTTTGTCGAAGATGTTGTCACTGATGTGAAACAAAAATTTAATATTATTAACGAAGAATTATATGCCGTTGGTTATTCTCAAGGTGGCTTGTTTACGCAAAATTTAATGTGTAACAGTAACCTACAGTTTAAAGGCCTCGTTTCTGTTGCTTCACCTATGTCAGAGCAATTATCATTATCGTGCCAGGTTCAACATTCTACTAATTACATGATGGTTCATGGAACGGCTGACAAAACGCTGCCATATCAAGGTTTAGTACATAGTAATTTTGGACTTATCGGAAGTGAACTAGCAATCGATTTGATTGCTAAGCAGAATGGTATTGATACAGAGAGAGAAATCGTTGAGCAAGAGGGTATTCAAGAACACGTATACCAGAATGACACCAATATTAATAAACTGGTCGCTATACAGTCAGGACAACATTCATGGCAGTTCAGCGATTTTGATACTTCGATTGAAGTGATTGATTTTTTTGATTCAGTCAGTGACAAACAGTTAGATAGTTTTTCAAGCGTATATCGTGTTGAGCAATCACAGCAAGAAGAATTAGTTCATGTACGTAGCATGGGATTAGAACATACCGGTCCCGCCGTTATTTTACTGTCAGGGTTTAATAAAAATTATCATAGTGACAGTGCGTGGTTTGCATTATTGCAACCATTAATTGCTAAAACACATCGAGTGCACGTTATCGAGCGTTTTGGTAATGGTTTTAGTAGTGATATAGCACAACCTTCTTATTCGTCATTTGTTGGTGCGCTGGATAAAACGTTGCTCGCGTTAAATGAAGAGCGCATTGTGATGTTGAGCTTTTCTAGCAGTAATATTCTTGCTCACTTGTGGCAACAAATGCCGGATAAAACCAGCCAAAGCGAGCTAATGGGAATGTTATGGGTAGATCCAGATATTTTACTGCCACATTCAATCAGCTTTTATCAGGATTGGCCTGTCACTTGGTATCGTGGCTTGGGTGATGAATTGCTCAACTATATTAGTGCAGGAAAAATGACGGCGAGTTCAGCAGACAAGCTCAGTAAAGAAAGGCTGACGGTTGAGACATTGATACCCGCGAAGTACAGTGAGCTAATGGATTGGCAATATTTTGATTTAATTAGCCAAAATCGTTTAAAGATTAATAAACAAATAACACGAGCGAAAGAAATTATGAATTACCATGATGATCTTGAGCTGGTTAGACAAAGCAATATATCAACAGCTGTTCCTATTAGTGTTATTGATACTGACTTTGAACAAAATGAAATTGATAATGCTGAACCTGAGTATATTGATGGCCTAATAAAATGGCAAAGTGAAGGTAGTCAATGGAGTCAGCAGTTGAGTGAACAATCATTAGGGCAATATATTCCTCTCACTAATAGTGACCACATGGCGGTGTTTCAGCGCCCAGATGAAATTGTAAATGCGATAAATTTTTTAATCCAATAA
- a CDS encoding winged helix-turn-helix domain-containing protein, giving the protein MKVRIADVIFDAKQRTLSHVNGSRKLEPKVFTLLTTLLDAPGEIVTRDQLIALVWNNRVVGDGAINRTVSLLRNHFLALTTESVIETVPTQGYRLVAQTELIENTRYHSINNAISDDRQPSEKNQINKTLLPSTLVITILASIIIALLSWFFYPKYQQQSALVTTLLNDPLIGLKGWEYDISTTATGNKILFHHQAEDDPQQVYIYDTNTHKKQAILNNARAAINAKGDAVLFAQKNDLTCSFNVFNIENQKVEHLFNCDDVPSKLAWKDSSHFYFNKRLSKSHPYQIFNYDVATHRLMQVSNPKSNNNLKGDFNFAHNPDTQQLAILRYLNENQTELIVHHTDSSEEKHTINKRITSLAWSPQTNSIILADRSTLYHYLLDTQELNVIKQLEIDINSLAVATIDQNHYLLLSSKQVTSDIMRYNIDDNTQHIWQQSAGVELLPRSANGNELILSTRYKNHHFWQIENNEPTLLDIELPFELQFTRYELSPDGDNILLTNLGASYEIDLNKKSISQLFTKQHNSYVSNYYANQTDKIIYSSNKSGQWQLWLFDRINKEHRQMTHSGGYSGRVLNNTLYFSKYSLDGLWSKSIDSQEEQLLIKDFSLLNWLNWQLIDDDIYFYRANSGIWQYSITDKQATLLMALPDNFIHQYAVIPDEKVILWVKLRPVEGDIYQYQLTTTPTN; this is encoded by the coding sequence ATGAAGGTTAGAATTGCTGACGTTATCTTTGACGCTAAACAACGTACACTTTCACACGTAAATGGCAGCCGAAAATTAGAACCAAAGGTGTTTACTTTACTCACTACGTTATTAGATGCACCTGGTGAGATAGTTACCCGAGATCAATTAATCGCTCTTGTGTGGAATAATCGCGTAGTAGGTGATGGTGCGATCAATCGTACGGTTTCATTATTAAGAAATCATTTTTTAGCGCTCACCACAGAAAGTGTTATTGAAACGGTACCAACTCAGGGTTATCGTCTAGTCGCTCAAACCGAACTAATTGAAAACACAAGGTACCACAGCATTAATAATGCTATCAGCGATGACCGCCAGCCATCTGAAAAAAATCAGATAAACAAAACGTTACTACCATCAACATTAGTGATAACTATTCTTGCTAGTATAATAATCGCGTTATTAAGCTGGTTTTTCTATCCTAAATATCAACAACAAAGCGCTTTGGTTACCACCTTGCTCAACGACCCTTTAATAGGTTTAAAAGGGTGGGAATATGATATTTCTACAACAGCCACCGGTAATAAAATTCTCTTTCATCACCAAGCGGAAGATGACCCTCAACAGGTTTATATATACGATACCAATACTCATAAAAAGCAAGCAATTCTTAACAATGCACGGGCGGCAATAAACGCTAAAGGTGATGCCGTTCTTTTTGCTCAAAAAAATGATCTGACATGCTCATTTAATGTTTTTAATATAGAAAACCAGAAAGTTGAACACCTTTTTAATTGTGATGACGTACCCAGTAAATTGGCATGGAAAGACAGCTCGCACTTTTATTTTAATAAGCGATTAAGTAAATCTCATCCTTATCAAATTTTTAATTACGATGTAGCAACACATAGATTAATGCAGGTTAGTAATCCAAAAAGTAACAACAATCTAAAAGGTGATTTTAATTTTGCTCATAATCCTGATACTCAACAATTGGCAATACTAAGATATTTAAATGAAAATCAAACTGAATTAATTGTGCATCACACTGATTCATCAGAAGAAAAACACACGATCAATAAACGAATAACAAGCTTAGCTTGGTCGCCGCAAACTAACAGCATCATTCTGGCAGATAGATCAACGCTTTATCATTACTTACTCGATACTCAAGAACTTAACGTAATCAAACAGCTCGAAATCGACATAAATTCATTAGCTGTTGCTACTATAGATCAAAATCACTATTTATTACTCAGCAGTAAACAAGTCACTAGCGACATAATGCGCTACAACATTGATGATAACACTCAACACATTTGGCAACAAAGTGCCGGAGTAGAGTTGCTACCAAGAAGCGCAAACGGTAATGAGTTAATATTATCAACACGTTACAAAAACCACCATTTTTGGCAAATAGAAAACAACGAACCAACATTGCTCGATATTGAACTTCCCTTTGAGTTGCAGTTTACTCGCTACGAGTTATCGCCTGATGGCGACAATATTTTATTAACTAATTTAGGCGCTAGCTATGAAATAGACCTTAATAAAAAATCAATAAGCCAATTATTTACCAAGCAACACAATAGCTATGTCAGCAATTATTACGCAAATCAAACAGACAAGATTATTTATAGCAGTAATAAGTCAGGCCAGTGGCAACTATGGCTATTTGATCGTATTAATAAAGAGCATCGGCAAATGACACACAGTGGTGGTTATAGTGGCCGTGTTTTAAATAATACACTCTACTTCAGTAAATATTCTCTCGATGGCTTGTGGTCAAAAAGTATTGATAGCCAAGAAGAACAACTGCTGATCAAAGATTTTAGTTTATTAAATTGGTTAAACTGGCAACTCATTGACGATGATATTTATTTTTATCGTGCAAACTCTGGTATTTGGCAGTACTCAATCACCGATAAACAGGCAACTTTATTAATGGCGCTACCCGATAACTTTATCCACCAATATGCCGTGATCCCTGACGAAAAAGTTATCTTATGGGTGAAACTCAGACCCGTTGAAGGCGACATTTACCAGTACCAACTAACAACTACTCCGACAAACTAA
- a CDS encoding LytR/AlgR family response regulator transcription factor: MTNKKITAVIVDDEPLAIEGLKLRLEAIEDINVIGEATDGDEAIKLCQRCQPDVLFIDLKLPGINGLEVVQLIQADIMPLVVFVSAYSEYALDAFELNAIDYILKPANVGRLKKTVERIRERLTPQQRDLEKFRLLKALGESSGLQITELEEWLEAGNQKLPYHYRQELVIKNDKNEKVFVPVKNIRWIDAAGDYMCIHTSQENFIVRITMKKLENELDSNMFQRIHKSTLVNINCVKSIQTLKNNESLLDLGDEVKLKVSRNFSEAVNNIINARAKQ, encoded by the coding sequence ATGACGAATAAGAAAATTACTGCAGTCATCGTTGATGATGAGCCCTTGGCGATAGAAGGGTTGAAATTACGTTTAGAAGCGATTGAAGATATCAACGTCATTGGTGAGGCAACCGATGGGGATGAAGCGATAAAGCTGTGTCAACGTTGCCAACCTGACGTACTGTTTATTGACTTGAAGCTTCCAGGCATTAATGGATTAGAAGTTGTACAACTTATACAAGCCGATATTATGCCACTTGTAGTGTTTGTAAGTGCTTACAGTGAGTATGCGCTTGATGCTTTTGAACTAAATGCGATTGATTACATTTTAAAGCCTGCCAATGTAGGTAGGCTGAAAAAAACAGTAGAACGGATCCGTGAGCGCCTTACGCCGCAACAGCGTGACCTAGAGAAATTTAGACTATTAAAGGCGCTAGGTGAAAGTTCAGGTTTACAAATTACAGAGCTAGAAGAGTGGCTTGAAGCTGGTAATCAGAAATTGCCTTATCATTATCGACAAGAGTTAGTGATTAAAAATGATAAAAACGAAAAAGTGTTTGTGCCTGTAAAGAATATTCGGTGGATAGACGCTGCTGGTGATTACATGTGTATTCATACTTCTCAGGAAAATTTTATTGTACGCATTACCATGAAAAAGCTTGAGAATGAATTAGACAGCAATATGTTTCAACGCATTCATAAATCCACGTTAGTTAACATTAACTGTGTAAAAAGTATTCAAACCCTCAAGAATAATGAAAGCCTACTAGACTTGGGTGATGAGGTGAAATTAAAAGTAAGTCGCAACTTTAGTGAGGCTGTGAATAATATTATTAACGCGAGGGCTAAGCAGTAA